A single window of Ischnura elegans chromosome 8, ioIscEleg1.1, whole genome shotgun sequence DNA harbors:
- the LOC124163451 gene encoding 15-hydroxyprostaglandin dehydrogenase [NAD(+)]-like: MELEGSVALVTGGVGGLGRSITRNLLQCGVSVVIFDLNKENGNAFQKKLEKEFGEGRAHFIRGDVTKKEDMEGAFKETVDKYSRVDIMINNAGIMNDEHWEAEIDINLKALVRGTNEAIKYMDKQKGGNGGIIVNMSSVLGLVPLQLTPVYTATKFAVIGFTRAHGYQNQYNKTGVRVVTLCPGHTETELVTKGPFGKVLQKFLSQHHKGDKEHLAQQPEAVGAAVPIILKNAPTGSIWVVEGGAEPYQISIPHYRDFKIDG, from the exons ATGGAATTGGAGGGCAGCGTTGCCTTGGTGACGGGAGGGGTGGGGGGACTGGGGCGGAGCATCACGAGGAACCTGCTACAATGCGGAGTGTCG GTAGTGATCTTCGACCTGAACAAGGAAAATGGGAATGCATTTCAGAAGAAACTTGAAAAGGAATTTGGCGAAGGCAGAGCTCACTTCATCCGCGGAGATGTCACAAAGAAAGAAGACATGGAAG GTGCCTTCAAAGAAACTGTCGATAAATACTCTAGAGTTGACATAATGATAAACAATGCTGGAATAATGAATGATGAACATTGGGAGGCCGAGATAGACATTAACCTG AAAGCACTGGTGAGAGGTACTAATGAAGCCATCAAGTACATGGACAAGCAAAAGGGGGGAAATGGAGGCATCATTGTCAACATGTCATCTGTTCTGGGACTTGTCCCACTGCAGCTGACTCCAGTGTACACAGCCACCAAATTTGCTGTGATTGGGTTCACCAGAGCTCATGGA TACCAAAACCAGTACAACAAGACGGGAGTGAGGGTTGTCACCCTTTGTCCAGGGCACACGGAAACTGAACTAGTGACCAAAGGACCCTTTGGCAAAGTTTTACAGAAATTCTTGTCACAGCACCACAAGGGAGATAAGGAGCACCTGGCACAACA aCCTGAGGCAGTTGGTGCCGCTGTACCTATTATACTGAAGAATGCTCCCACCGGGTCAATTTGGGTAGTGGAGGGGGGTGCCGAGCCATATCAGATATCCATTCCACACTACAGGGACTTCAAGATCGATGGATGA